A section of the Flavobacterium ardleyense genome encodes:
- a CDS encoding YihY/virulence factor BrkB family protein, which yields MKKIFTKDNFMRWKEIFKDTFTGFLEDKGLKLSASLSYYTLFSIAPLLLLIISVAGIFLGADAAQGKLFSEINGLLGDEAAAQVQEVIANLRLNGKSTKAVIIGSVTLLIGATTVFGEIQDSINMIWRVKAKPKRGWVKMIKDRLMSSSLIVVLGFLLLVTLLVNGILSGLGDYLRIYIPYITLVVFNVLNVVIGFGVIAILFGTIFKVLPDAKIAWKDVRVGAFFTAILFMLGRYGISFYIETAGTASLYGAAGSIIIILLWVYYTAAILYLGAEFTRAYADHSGIKIIPAEYAVFVKQTEVELEGECIELGTKEKIAAECDDAAEAKAVDPNDDIAAECEGNEVTKKD from the coding sequence ATGAAGAAGATTTTTACTAAAGACAATTTTATGAGATGGAAAGAAATTTTTAAGGACACTTTTACTGGATTTCTAGAGGATAAAGGACTTAAATTAAGTGCGTCACTTTCTTATTATACACTATTTTCGATTGCACCATTGTTACTACTTATCATTTCGGTTGCAGGAATATTCCTTGGCGCCGATGCAGCACAGGGAAAGCTTTTTTCTGAAATAAATGGACTTCTAGGAGATGAGGCTGCGGCGCAGGTGCAGGAGGTTATAGCAAATCTTCGGCTGAATGGCAAAAGCACCAAAGCAGTAATTATCGGATCTGTAACTTTGCTAATCGGAGCAACAACAGTTTTTGGAGAGATTCAAGACTCCATTAATATGATTTGGAGAGTAAAAGCCAAGCCAAAAAGAGGATGGGTAAAAATGATTAAGGATCGCTTGATGTCATCTTCTCTTATTGTTGTTTTAGGGTTTCTGCTACTAGTGACACTTCTTGTCAATGGTATTTTAAGTGGATTGGGAGATTATTTGCGAATCTACATTCCATATATCACCTTAGTTGTCTTTAATGTTTTGAATGTTGTTATTGGTTTTGGAGTAATCGCTATTTTATTTGGAACTATTTTTAAAGTTCTTCCAGATGCTAAAATAGCCTGGAAAGATGTGCGGGTGGGTGCATTTTTTACCGCTATATTATTTATGTTAGGTCGCTACGGAATTAGCTTTTATATAGAAACAGCAGGAACTGCTTCACTTTATGGTGCAGCCGGATCTATAATAATTATACTTCTTTGGGTATATTATACTGCCGCAATTTTATATTTAGGTGCCGAATTTACCCGAGCTTATGCAGACCATTCGGGAATTAAAATTATTCCTGCAGAATATGCAGTGTTTGTAAAACAAACCGAAGTAGAACTAGAAGGAGAGTGTATAGAATTAGGAACAAAAGAGAAAATTGCCGCTGAATGTGACGATGCAGCAGAAGCAAAAGCAGTTGATCCAAATGATGATATTGCTGCTGAGTGCGAAGGAAATGAGGTAACGAAAAAAGATTAA
- a CDS encoding asparagine synthetase B, with protein sequence MFRTRLLIFVFLLSGFVAKASFILVPMDDTTQQNHLKAYGITYWAIDKQYKVNWLLNYRGGSFLISDAAEIRRECQIRGVSFEILSDGQTQTILNEIASPSQNMESVALEKAPKVAVYTPSGKMPWDDAVTLVLTYAEIPFTKIYDTEVLSDQLLLYDWLHLHHEDFTGQYGKFFGAYRHAPWYIEQKRAAEEAATTMGYNKVSNQKLAVAKKIRDFVVGGGFLFAMCSATDSFDIALSAEGVDICEPMFDGDPSEANYQSKIDYKQTFAFKDYILERRPEKYEFSDIDMTEKRKIPMDKDYFSLMEFSAKWDPVPSMLCQNHTQLVKGFMGQTTSFDRNLIKSNILVLGDNQINGEARYIHGQKGKGMFTFYGGHDPEDYQHRVGDEPTLLDLHPNSPGYRLILNNILFPAAKKKKQKT encoded by the coding sequence ATGTTTAGAACTAGATTACTGATTTTTGTTTTTTTGCTATCCGGATTTGTCGCAAAGGCTTCTTTTATTTTAGTGCCCATGGACGATACAACCCAACAAAATCACCTAAAAGCCTACGGAATCACCTACTGGGCGATTGATAAGCAGTATAAAGTAAATTGGCTCCTTAATTATCGGGGTGGATCATTCCTGATAAGTGATGCGGCAGAAATTCGTCGAGAATGCCAAATACGTGGCGTAAGTTTTGAAATTTTGTCTGACGGTCAGACTCAAACCATCTTGAACGAGATAGCGAGTCCATCTCAAAACATGGAAAGTGTCGCATTGGAGAAAGCGCCCAAAGTTGCAGTATATACTCCTAGTGGGAAAATGCCTTGGGATGATGCGGTTACACTAGTGTTAACATACGCTGAAATACCCTTTACCAAAATTTACGATACCGAAGTTTTGTCCGATCAGCTTTTACTTTATGATTGGTTGCATTTGCATCACGAGGATTTTACCGGCCAATATGGAAAGTTTTTTGGCGCTTACAGACATGCTCCTTGGTATATAGAACAAAAACGAGCTGCCGAAGAAGCGGCAACTACAATGGGTTACAATAAAGTTTCTAATCAGAAATTAGCTGTGGCCAAAAAAATTCGTGATTTTGTGGTGGGCGGCGGTTTTCTCTTTGCAATGTGCTCGGCAACAGATAGTTTTGACATTGCGCTTTCAGCAGAAGGTGTTGATATCTGCGAACCAATGTTCGATGGAGATCCAAGCGAGGCAAATTATCAGTCGAAAATAGATTACAAACAAACCTTTGCTTTCAAAGATTATATTCTGGAAAGAAGGCCAGAGAAATACGAATTTTCGGATATTGATATGACCGAAAAAAGAAAGATTCCGATGGACAAAGACTATTTCAGTTTGATGGAGTTTTCGGCCAAATGGGATCCAGTGCCATCAATGCTATGTCAGAATCATACCCAATTGGTAAAAGGATTTATGGGGCAAACCACGTCATTTGACAGAAATTTAATTAAATCAAATATTTTGGTTTTGGGAGATAATCAGATAAATGGTGAAGCAAGATATATTCACGGACAAAAGGGAAAAGGAATGTTTACTTTTTATGGCGGTCACGATCCGGAAGATTATCAGCATAGAGTGGGAGACGAACCGACATTACTGGATTTGCATCCAAATTCACCCGGCTATAGGCTTATTTTGAATAATATCTTATTTCCCGCCGCGAAAAAGAAGAAGCAGAAAACCTAA
- a CDS encoding S9 family peptidase: MNKHLLLALSFFITCSVAGQTKTISLEDAVMQQGRKFRADKMLGFQWIPKTNKYFYFEDSGRKLVSASANSSNTVEVVTLANFNKALGTELYSFFGIEYKNEDTIIINNGDAIYEYSISNKKGTKIATLPAEAANSTFDDSKAHVAYTLKNNLFILTNSGKTIAITNNENKDIVSGDVFARSEFGISKGIFWSPKSSAIAFYQKDESEVADYPLLDITETPGKLINLKYPMTGQKSEKPKVGIYNIASGKTVFISPQGKSDDYLTNLTWTPDDKYVLIAEVNRGQNDMHLNLYDATTGAFVRTLIREQATTWVEPEHDAFFPSKSSNSFVWISEKDGFDNLYYYTIEGKLIKKLTSNKFPATAIIGVANNEIYFNATGSNAMNNLVYKVNLKGKQSLVTKNEGVHSFAISEDGKHFFDEYSNSTTPSKSIMMDSKGNETVIMTSENKYKDYVIGTSDIKILKANDGKTDLYTRMIKPSNFDASKKYPVLVYVYGGPHAQMNTNSYLDGASLWMYWMAEQGYIVFTLDNRGSANRGKQFEEVIHRNLGQIEMADQLTGVEYLKSLPYIDGNRLAVHGWSYGGFMTNSMMLQHPGVFKVGVAGGPVTDWKYYEIMYGERYMDTPEENPEGFDKASTMNYVKNLEGKLLLIHGSIDDVVVMQHNLSLIKKFIEAEKQVDFFVYPMHKHNVSGKDRVHLMRKVLDYVIDNNK; this comes from the coding sequence ATGAACAAACACTTATTACTAGCACTAAGTTTTTTTATCACTTGCTCTGTTGCGGGTCAGACAAAAACTATTTCGCTAGAAGATGCTGTAATGCAGCAGGGCCGAAAGTTTAGAGCTGACAAAATGCTAGGATTCCAATGGATTCCTAAAACAAACAAATACTTTTATTTTGAAGATTCGGGGCGTAAACTAGTCTCAGCTTCCGCAAATAGTTCAAATACAGTAGAAGTTGTAACGCTTGCAAATTTCAATAAAGCGCTCGGTACTGAATTATATTCATTTTTTGGAATAGAATACAAAAACGAGGACACTATCATAATAAATAATGGAGATGCGATTTATGAATATTCTATCTCAAATAAAAAAGGAACAAAAATAGCAACACTGCCTGCAGAAGCTGCAAACAGTACTTTTGATGATAGCAAAGCTCATGTTGCATATACTCTTAAAAACAATCTTTTTATCCTTACAAATTCTGGAAAAACCATTGCAATTACCAACAATGAAAACAAAGACATTGTTTCTGGCGATGTATTTGCCCGTAGTGAGTTTGGAATTTCGAAAGGGATTTTTTGGTCTCCAAAATCTTCCGCGATTGCTTTTTATCAGAAAGATGAGTCAGAAGTTGCCGATTACCCACTTTTAGATATTACAGAAACTCCTGGTAAACTGATCAATCTCAAATATCCAATGACGGGTCAGAAGAGCGAAAAGCCTAAAGTTGGAATTTACAATATCGCCAGCGGAAAGACAGTTTTTATTTCGCCGCAAGGCAAATCCGATGATTATCTAACCAACCTTACTTGGACTCCTGACGACAAATATGTACTGATTGCAGAAGTAAATCGCGGTCAGAACGATATGCATCTAAATCTCTATGATGCAACTACAGGTGCATTTGTACGAACACTAATTCGCGAGCAGGCAACCACCTGGGTTGAGCCGGAGCACGATGCATTTTTTCCTAGCAAGTCATCAAACAGTTTTGTTTGGATAAGCGAGAAAGATGGATTTGACAATCTTTATTACTACACAATTGAAGGGAAATTGATCAAAAAATTAACTTCAAATAAATTTCCTGCAACTGCAATTATTGGTGTTGCTAACAATGAAATTTACTTTAATGCAACGGGCAGTAATGCGATGAATAATCTCGTATATAAAGTAAATTTAAAAGGGAAGCAATCTTTGGTTACCAAAAACGAAGGCGTTCATAGTTTTGCCATTAGCGAAGACGGTAAACATTTCTTTGACGAATATTCAAATAGCACTACTCCATCCAAATCAATTATGATGGACAGTAAAGGAAATGAAACCGTTATAATGACCAGTGAAAATAAATACAAGGACTATGTCATTGGAACATCTGACATTAAAATCTTAAAGGCCAACGACGGTAAGACTGACCTATACACACGTATGATCAAGCCTAGCAATTTTGATGCTTCCAAAAAATATCCGGTTTTAGTTTACGTTTACGGAGGACCTCACGCGCAGATGAACACAAATTCGTACCTCGATGGCGCAAGTCTTTGGATGTATTGGATGGCTGAGCAAGGCTACATCGTTTTCACTTTAGACAATCGCGGATCTGCAAATCGTGGGAAGCAATTTGAAGAAGTTATTCACCGCAATTTGGGACAGATTGAAATGGCCGATCAATTGACTGGTGTTGAATACTTAAAATCTTTACCATATATTGATGGCAATCGTTTGGCTGTACACGGCTGGAGTTATGGTGGTTTTATGACAAATTCAATGATGCTGCAACATCCTGGAGTCTTTAAAGTAGGTGTTGCCGGCGGTCCTGTGACTGATTGGAAGTACTACGAAATCATGTACGGTGAGCGTTATATGGATACGCCGGAGGAAAATCCAGAAGGTTTTGATAAGGCGAGCACAATGAATTACGTAAAAAATCTTGAAGGAAAATTGCTTCTAATCCACGGTAGCATTGACGATGTGGTAGTTATGCAACATAATTTGTCGCTAATCAAAAAATTTATTGAAGCTGAAAAGCAAGTTGATTTTTTTGTATATCCAATGCACAAGCACAATGTTTCGGGCAAAGACCGAGTGCATTTAATGCGAAAAGTTTTGGATTATGTAATAGACAATAATAAATAG
- the cphA gene encoding cyanophycin synthetase, whose translation MKILKIQVLKGPNIWSIKRRSLIQMRLDLEEIEQLPTNKIEGFRERLEELIPTLIEHRCSEGCDGGFFIRVELGTWMGHVIEHIALEIQTLAGMDTGFGRTRETKTPGIYNVVFSYTEENVGIFAAESAVRIAQALIDGSEYDIEADIQQMREIREKVRLGPSTGSIVEEAVARGIPWIRLGSNSLVQLGYGVNQMRFQATITCNTSSIAVDMACNKELTKRMLENSSIPVALGSICQDEEELKETINRISYPIVIKPLDGNHGKGASINVTNYQDAVAGLHFAKEYSTRVIVEKFITGFDFRVLIINNKLVAAAKRVPAHVVGNGVNTIAELIEVINQDPLRGYGHENVLTQITVDRDTEDLLERLEYTLDTIPNNGETVTLKSTANLSTGGTSVDVTDMMHPENIFLCERISKVIGLDICGVDIMAENLTQPLKENGGVILEVNAAPGFRMHLAPTEGLPRNVAAPVVDMMYPRGNPSRIPIIAVTGTNGKTTTTRLIAHIVKNNGFQVGFTTSDGIYIQNHMMEKGDTTGPLSAEYILKDPTVEFAVLETARGGILRSGLGFNKCDIAVITNIQEDHLGLNDIHTIEDLANVKITVAESVKKSGWTVLNADDEQCRKIASRLTSKIAYFSMDEENPLIKKMAKTGAITAVYENGFITIKKGEWKIRICKVTNVPLTLGGKAKFMIANVLAGTLATYIYGFKIEDIGLALQTFVPSAAQTPGRMNIFEFKKFKVLIDFAHNPAGYKGIAEYLETVDSPRKIGIIAGVGDRRDEDIRECARIAATMFDHIIIRQEKHLRGRTDVEINNLLFEGIKDSGENVTYEIIAKEVEAIRHAINIADEGTYITALSDVVSNAIELVQKYLEKENEVGTI comes from the coding sequence ATGAAAATATTAAAAATACAAGTTCTGAAAGGTCCAAATATCTGGAGTATAAAGAGAAGATCTCTAATTCAGATGCGGCTTGACTTGGAAGAAATTGAACAGTTGCCAACTAATAAGATTGAAGGATTTAGAGAACGACTTGAGGAACTTATTCCAACCCTTATTGAACATCGTTGCTCTGAAGGTTGCGATGGTGGTTTTTTTATACGTGTTGAATTAGGTACATGGATGGGCCATGTAATTGAGCATATTGCTTTGGAAATCCAAACCCTTGCCGGGATGGATACTGGTTTTGGTCGTACGCGCGAAACTAAAACTCCTGGCATTTATAATGTAGTCTTTAGTTATACCGAAGAAAATGTCGGAATATTCGCCGCCGAATCTGCGGTGCGAATTGCACAGGCATTAATTGATGGTTCAGAATATGACATCGAAGCTGACATTCAACAAATGCGAGAAATTAGAGAAAAGGTTCGCTTAGGACCAAGTACAGGTAGTATTGTTGAAGAGGCAGTAGCAAGAGGAATTCCTTGGATTCGTCTAGGAAGTAATTCTTTGGTCCAGTTAGGTTACGGAGTCAATCAAATGCGTTTTCAAGCTACAATTACCTGCAACACAAGTAGCATTGCCGTAGATATGGCCTGTAATAAAGAACTTACAAAGCGAATGCTTGAGAATTCCTCTATTCCGGTAGCGCTTGGTAGTATTTGCCAAGATGAAGAAGAGCTTAAAGAAACAATCAATCGTATTTCCTATCCTATCGTTATAAAACCACTGGATGGAAATCATGGTAAGGGCGCTTCAATAAATGTCACAAATTACCAGGATGCAGTAGCGGGTTTGCATTTTGCCAAGGAATATAGCACTAGAGTAATTGTTGAAAAATTTATAACTGGGTTTGACTTCCGAGTTTTAATTATTAATAATAAATTGGTGGCTGCAGCCAAAAGAGTCCCAGCTCACGTAGTCGGGAATGGCGTAAATACTATTGCAGAACTTATTGAAGTTATCAACCAAGATCCATTGCGCGGTTACGGACACGAGAATGTTCTGACTCAGATCACCGTTGACAGAGATACCGAAGATTTATTAGAAAGATTAGAATATACTCTTGATACCATTCCCAATAATGGCGAAACAGTGACTCTCAAATCCACAGCCAATCTAAGTACTGGCGGGACTTCTGTAGATGTTACCGATATGATGCACCCAGAAAACATTTTTCTTTGCGAAAGAATTTCGAAAGTTATCGGACTAGATATTTGCGGAGTTGATATTATGGCAGAAAATCTTACCCAGCCACTTAAAGAAAATGGCGGTGTAATATTAGAAGTAAATGCGGCTCCAGGTTTCAGAATGCACTTGGCCCCAACCGAAGGTCTACCCCGCAACGTAGCTGCTCCAGTTGTAGATATGATGTATCCGAGAGGAAATCCAAGTAGAATTCCAATTATTGCCGTAACAGGTACCAACGGAAAAACTACAACAACTAGACTTATTGCGCATATTGTAAAAAATAACGGTTTTCAAGTAGGCTTTACAACGTCAGATGGAATTTATATTCAAAATCACATGATGGAAAAAGGTGATACCACTGGACCATTAAGTGCTGAATATATATTAAAAGATCCAACGGTTGAATTTGCGGTTTTGGAAACTGCGCGCGGAGGAATTTTACGCTCGGGCCTTGGATTTAATAAATGTGACATTGCTGTAATAACCAATATTCAGGAAGATCATTTGGGACTGAATGATATCCATACAATCGAAGATCTTGCCAATGTAAAGATAACGGTTGCCGAAAGTGTCAAGAAAAGTGGATGGACTGTATTGAATGCCGATGACGAGCAATGTCGCAAAATTGCAAGTCGCCTTACGTCCAAAATTGCCTATTTTAGCATGGATGAAGAAAATCCTCTGATCAAAAAAATGGCAAAAACAGGTGCCATTACAGCAGTTTACGAAAATGGTTTTATCACTATCAAGAAAGGCGAATGGAAAATTCGTATTTGCAAGGTGACAAATGTACCATTAACCTTAGGCGGAAAAGCAAAATTTATGATTGCCAATGTGCTGGCTGGAACGCTTGCGACTTATATCTATGGCTTCAAGATTGAAGACATTGGGTTAGCATTACAAACTTTTGTACCTAGTGCCGCTCAAACTCCGGGTCGTATGAATATTTTCGAATTCAAAAAGTTCAAGGTTTTAATCGATTTTGCTCATAACCCAGCGGGATATAAAGGAATTGCTGAATATTTAGAAACGGTCGATTCACCTCGAAAAATAGGAATTATTGCAGGTGTCGGCGACAGACGTGACGAAGATATTCGTGAATGCGCTCGCATTGCAGCAACCATGTTTGACCATATTATCATCCGTCAAGAAAAACATTTACGAGGACGAACTGATGTCGAAATCAATAACCTACTTTTTGAAGGAATAAAAGATTCTGGCGAAAATGTTACTTACGAAATTATCGCTAAAGAGGTCGAAGCTATCAGACACGCAATTAATATTGCCGACGAAGGAACTTATATTACTGCTCTAAGTGATGTTGTTAGCAATGCAATTGAACTAGTCCAGAAATATCTAGAAAAAGAAAATGAAGTAGGAACTATCTAA
- a CDS encoding cyanophycinase translates to MDIKGKLIIIGGALDKGSFAETDLDENLVNNLNFFETGILRRIILESKHQEKSRIEVITTASKIPKEIGPEYIKALEYLGAKNTAIMFLDKREMASTPEIIERLEVADVVIFTGGDQLRLTSILGGTKFHDLLLEKYRTQEFVYAGTSAGAAAASNNMIYQGSSSEALLKGEVKITSGLGLINDVVIDTHFVQRGRIGRLFQSVVGNPRTLGIGLGEDTGLLITNNREMTAIGSGLVILVDGHEIKDTNLTQIELGQPISINHLVVHVLSINDTFDLKTNKMTIKSSQYAENLELTAEDLEN, encoded by the coding sequence ATGGATATAAAAGGAAAATTAATAATAATAGGAGGCGCATTAGATAAAGGAAGTTTTGCCGAAACCGATTTAGATGAAAATCTTGTCAATAATCTTAACTTTTTTGAGACAGGAATTTTAAGGCGAATCATTTTAGAATCTAAGCATCAGGAGAAGTCAAGAATAGAAGTTATCACTACTGCTTCCAAAATTCCAAAAGAAATTGGTCCAGAATATATCAAAGCGCTGGAATATCTTGGCGCTAAAAATACAGCTATAATGTTTCTCGACAAAAGAGAAATGGCCTCCACGCCGGAAATTATAGAACGTCTTGAAGTGGCAGATGTAGTGATTTTTACCGGTGGGGATCAACTCAGGCTTACCTCAATTTTGGGCGGAACAAAGTTTCATGATCTATTATTAGAGAAATATAGGACGCAAGAGTTTGTATATGCTGGCACATCAGCTGGAGCTGCCGCAGCTTCGAATAATATGATTTACCAAGGTAGCAGCTCTGAAGCTTTACTTAAAGGCGAAGTTAAGATAACTAGTGGACTAGGTCTTATTAATGATGTTGTAATTGATACGCACTTTGTACAAAGAGGTCGAATCGGGAGATTGTTTCAATCTGTTGTCGGTAATCCTCGTACTTTAGGAATAGGTTTAGGAGAAGATACAGGATTGCTCATTACCAATAATCGGGAAATGACTGCAATTGGTTCAGGACTTGTAATTCTAGTAGATGGGCATGAAATAAAGGACACTAATCTTACCCAAATTGAGCTGGGACAACCTATATCAATTAACCATCTTGTAGTACATGTTTTAAGTATTAATGATACATTTGATCTTAAAACAAATAAGATGACTATAAAATCATCACAATATGCTGAAAATTTGGAATTAACTGCAGAGGATTTAGAAAATTAG
- a CDS encoding isoaspartyl peptidase/L-asparaginase yields MKIIIHGGFFSESNTNQETKVAKQEALKRIAKSSFKYLEKHSALETVVYAVSQLEDDPLFNAGLGSQIQSDGVIRMSAALMDGETQKMSGVINIEKVKNPIQVAERLMPTEDRILGEAGAIQFARKNGFEEYSTETPERRGEYEAKMRSSKSSTVGCVAFDSNGKLAVATSTGGKGFEVPGRISDSATVAGNYANSFCGVSLTGVGEDIVSNATAAKIVTRVTDGMSLKQAFDKTFAELKPYDGFAGAIAIDKEGNIYHQDSHPSMVFASYDGESFDVFE; encoded by the coding sequence ATGAAGATTATCATTCACGGCGGATTTTTCTCGGAATCTAACACAAATCAGGAAACAAAAGTTGCAAAACAAGAAGCTCTCAAGAGAATTGCTAAAAGTTCATTTAAATATTTAGAAAAGCATTCAGCATTAGAAACAGTTGTTTATGCAGTTTCGCAGTTAGAAGATGATCCCTTATTCAATGCTGGTTTGGGTTCGCAAATTCAGAGTGACGGCGTAATTAGAATGAGCGCAGCTCTTATGGACGGCGAAACTCAAAAAATGAGTGGTGTTATCAATATCGAGAAAGTTAAAAATCCAATCCAAGTAGCAGAGAGATTGATGCCCACCGAAGACCGCATTCTTGGTGAAGCTGGTGCAATTCAATTTGCTCGGAAAAATGGATTTGAAGAATATTCAACCGAAACGCCCGAAAGACGTGGCGAGTATGAGGCTAAAATGAGAAGTTCTAAAAGCTCTACTGTAGGCTGTGTCGCCTTTGATAGTAATGGAAAACTAGCTGTAGCAACATCCACTGGCGGAAAAGGTTTTGAAGTTCCTGGTCGAATTTCTGATTCTGCTACTGTAGCAGGAAATTATGCCAATTCTTTTTGTGGTGTAAGTTTAACTGGGGTAGGTGAAGATATAGTGAGCAACGCGACAGCGGCGAAAATCGTTACGAGAGTAACCGATGGGATGTCGTTAAAGCAAGCTTTTGATAAAACATTTGCTGAACTTAAACCTTATGATGGTTTTGCAGGTGCTATTGCAATTGATAAAGAGGGAAACATATATCATCAAGATTCTCATCCATCGATGGTTTTTGCGAGTTATGATGGAGAAAGTTTTGACGTCTTTGAGTAG
- the rplT gene encoding 50S ribosomal protein L20: protein MPRSVNSVAKRARRKKIMKQAKGYFGRRKNVWTVAKNAVEKAMCYAYRDRKQNKRNFRSLWIQRINAGARLEGMSYSQFMGKVKTNGIELNRKVLADLAMNHPEAFKAVLNKVK from the coding sequence ATGCCAAGATCGGTAAACTCGGTTGCTAAAAGAGCACGAAGAAAAAAAATAATGAAACAAGCCAAAGGTTACTTTGGTAGACGTAAAAACGTTTGGACAGTTGCAAAAAACGCAGTTGAGAAAGCAATGTGCTATGCTTACCGCGATAGAAAGCAAAACAAAAGAAACTTCCGTTCACTTTGGATTCAGCGTATTAACGCTGGAGCTAGACTTGAGGGAATGAGCTACTCACAATTCATGGGGAAAGTAAAAACTAACGGTATCGAATTGAATCGTAAAGTTCTTGCAGATTTAGCAATGAATCACCCAGAAGCTTTTAAAGCTGTACTTAATAAAGTAAAATAA
- the rpmI gene encoding 50S ribosomal protein L35 gives MPKMKTKSSAKKRFKVTGTGKIKRKHAFKSHILTKKSKKRKLALTHTALVHKSDEKSIKQQLRII, from the coding sequence ATGCCTAAAATGAAAACCAAATCTAGCGCTAAGAAACGTTTTAAAGTTACTGGTACTGGAAAGATTAAAAGAAAGCATGCTTTTAAGAGTCACATCTTAACTAAAAAATCTAAGAAACGTAAACTAGCGTTGACACACACTGCATTAGTTCACAAATCTGATGAGAAAAGCATCAAACAACAATTAAGAATTATCTAA
- the infC gene encoding translation initiation factor IF-3: MAIRSNRGYQPRVEKKDAHRINALIRVPEVRLVGENVEPGVFKTSEALRMADQFELDLVEISPNAEPPVCKIMDYKKFVYEQKKRDKVLKAKSTQVIVKEIRFGPQTDEHDYEFKRKNAEKFLKEGAKLKAFVFFKGRSIIYKDQGQILLLRLAQDLEEYGKVEAMPVLEGKRMIMFIAPKKKK, translated from the coding sequence ATAGCAATAAGAAGTAACAGAGGTTACCAACCTCGAGTAGAGAAAAAAGATGCACATAGAATCAACGCTCTTATCCGCGTACCGGAAGTAAGACTTGTTGGTGAAAATGTAGAACCTGGAGTTTTTAAAACATCTGAGGCTCTAAGAATGGCAGATCAATTTGAATTGGATTTGGTTGAAATTTCACCAAATGCTGAGCCGCCAGTTTGTAAGATCATGGACTATAAAAAGTTTGTGTACGAGCAAAAGAAGCGCGATAAAGTATTGAAAGCTAAATCTACTCAAGTAATTGTGAAGGAAATTCGTTTTGGTCCGCAGACTGACGAGCATGATTATGAATTTAAGAGAAAAAATGCCGAGAAATTCCTAAAAGAAGGTGCAAAGCTAAAAGCTTTTGTATTCTTTAAGGGACGTTCTATCATATATAAAGATCAAGGGCAAATTTTGCTTTTGAGATTAGCTCAAGATTTAGAAGAATACGGTAAAGTTGAGGCTATGCCGGTGCTTGAAGGTAAACGTATGATTATGTTTATCGCTCCGAAGAAGAAGAAATAG